A region from the Salvia splendens isolate huo1 chromosome 15, SspV2, whole genome shotgun sequence genome encodes:
- the LOC121766914 gene encoding uncharacterized protein LOC121766914, with product MSDDAAPKQPTEWSSTLLIAAIFSPSPTSSAPLPQRLKTALSDNIPLLRDALLLQWTRRGTPLRALFVVSVGTIVFLALAGLLVFMCCSNSQCCSHFSCDVFSSSRRIFGSALPVLQPFILGHYP from the exons ATGTCGGACGATGCTGCTCCCAAACAGCCAACGGAGTGGTCATCGACCCTCCTAATCGCTGCCATTTTCTCCCCTTCCCCTACTTCCTCCGCTCCTCTTCCGCAGAGGCTCAAAACCGCCCTCTCCGATAATATCCCCCTTCTCCGCGATGCCCTACTTCTGCAATGGACCCGCCGCGGCACCCCTCTCCGCGCCTTGTTCGTTGTTTCC GTAGGGACAATCGTTTTCCTCGCATTGGCTGGACTATTAGTCTTCATGTGTTGCAGCAACAGTCAATGCTGTAGTCATTTCTCTTGTGATGTCTTTAGCAGCAGCAGGAGGATTTTTGGCTCTGCTTTGCCTGTGTTGCAGCCATTTATATTGGGGCATTATCCGTAG